Part of the Anopheles gambiae chromosome 3, idAnoGambNW_F1_1, whole genome shotgun sequence genome is shown below.
ATTTCGGCTGTGGAGTAGTAACTCTCGAATGTCCACAAATTATCTACCCACCTATAGAGAGGTAGTATCAATATAAACACAAATTATAACGattagagatagagagatagagagaaagagagggagtcAAATTAGCTCCCCTTTGTGCGTCTTGGGAAGTGTAATTGGagaagcttattttcgagtgaTGATTAAAATAAGTACCGGTTTGCCGATGGGATTGTTGTTATTCTTTGGGAAGAGCTGCAGGAAGTCAGTGGGTCAAGTGGTTAATCATACTCATCAGTATAATAATGGCTTTTAAGACTCACTTATTTAATTTCCAACCAATTGTTGTCAATCGTTAATTGTGAACAAAGTATTTATGCTTTGTACAGATGATCAATTTACACCCAAACAGCTTCCCAATAAGCTCTCTTTGGCTGGGTTGATGGTCACTAAAATCTTTGATCTAATTCTTTTAAATCTGTAAAGCTAAAATAGTTTTACTTAACGAAACAAGTCAATAAACATAGTAGCAAAATGTAAACTGATTTTCTAAACGAGGTATCTGGACAGCAAAAACCCTGCATCACGAACTGTACTTGCCGACCACTGACCGAGGCAAATGACTTCCCCTTGAGCGGAGTACCGAAACTTTCCgcacgcacaaacaaaaacgcgtgcaaacaaacaaacaaaacgtacTTTATCGAAATTTATCTAATCAAATGctgattttgaaaatcattaGCGAGCCTTCGGCGTTCACGGAATTTGCTAATGGACCTTCTTCTGCTGCTCTCCAGGCTTGGTATCATTTCGATTTTATCGTAAAAAGAAGTAGCAAAGCACAATCAGGCGGACTCTACGCAACGCAATGTCGATTACAACGCATGAAGGACGGAACCATTGTGACAGTATTTATGGAACCAATGGTAAACGGAATTCATTCATTCGCGTATTTGAAGTATCACAAGCTAGTGACTCCACTTGCATGTTCAGCCAACCTGAAAGTGACGTGTTCTGTTCTTGGTGTCGACCATCCAAACGATCGGCAGGGATACACTTTTCAGGCAACTGCATCAATCATTTCGAGTGTGATCCCGTCTGGAGGGCACGTCCAGCATGAGTTTTACTAAAACATGTCGGCACTGGACCTGGGCTAAGTTAACAAGCTCCCAAGACCCGTCAAGCGCTCGGTGTCTATCCACTGGACACGGCGCAACGCGATGATGGATGTGTGCAGCACGGCGTCCACACGCGTGCCGATACAGACCTTATCATACCGGTGCCTTCCCTTGCGATAGCAATAGATATCTGTAGAACGCATTATAAAATCAGTTGACGATCGACTGCTCCGTGCTAGTACCTTTCTAGCAGTGAATCAGGTCGTCTCCACATCATGCAAGGTGGTGTGCATCGCGCCACTCCGGAAATTGGCACAACCCGCTCTTTCTTATCAAAACTCGTATCTTCTCCAGGATCTGTATCTACCGTCTGGATCGCGCTCCTGGCGCTGGGCGTGAGCGCCATCACTGCCGAGCCGACGTGCCGTCCGACCGGCCAGTATCTGACGGCTAATCCACGGGACTGCCGGTCGTACTTCTACTGTTACGACGGCATCGCTTACTACGGTGTCTGCCAGCAGGGTTTCCGGTTCGATGAGAGCCGCCAGTCCTGTCTGCCGTCCACGGTGGCCGAGTGTTTCGAGTGCCCGACGATGGGCATGGTCTCGCTGCCCCATCCAACCTCCTGCCAGAAGTTTGTGCTTTGCTTCGAGGGAGTGGCGAATGAACGATCGTGTCCGACTGGGCTGCTGTTCAATCGCCAAATTCATCAGTGTGATCTGAGCGCTAAAGTGATCTGCTGATCTTCGacgaaaacaaacgaacggaACCTGTTTCCATCAGCTAGTACAGTGCGCGGGCTAACAATTATGTTCTGATACgacaataacttcattttttc
Proteins encoded:
- the LOC3291167 gene encoding protein obstructor-E isoform X1, whose amino-acid sequence is MQGGSVSTVWIALLALGVSAITAEPTCRPTGQYLTANPRDCRSYFYCYDGIAYYGVCQQGFRFDESRQSCLPSTVAECFECPTMGMVSLPHPTSCQKFVLCFEGVANERSCPTGLLFNRQIHQCDLSAKVIC
- the LOC3291167 gene encoding protein obstructor-E isoform X2 encodes the protein MQGSVSTVWIALLALGVSAITAEPTCRPTGQYLTANPRDCRSYFYCYDGIAYYGVCQQGFRFDESRQSCLPSTVAECFECPTMGMVSLPHPTSCQKFVLCFEGVANERSCPTGLLFNRQIHQCDLSAKVIC